From the Cololabis saira isolate AMF1-May2022 chromosome 13, fColSai1.1, whole genome shotgun sequence genome, the window tttcggcttttttctcgaaattttgacttttttctcgacatttcgactttttctcgacattttgacttttttctcgaaattttgacttttttctcaacattttgacttttttctcaacatttcaacttttttctcgaaattttttacttttttctcaacatttcgcctttcgccatttgccttcattctaaggcttatacaagacttttcattttttgcggctccagacacatttgttttttgtgcttttggtccaatatggctctttcaacattttgggttgccgacccctggtctagagagATGTGCAATAACAAGTGTGCTGCTGTATGTATAGAGGGAAGTGCAATAATGTTGCTGTAGCAAGGGGTTTTGTTTGTGTAGAGGTGTTTTCAGGACATTGCAGGGGGGCATGCAAAGAGCGGGGGGATATGACGatgtgttatttgtttattgtgatTATATATGTTTTGTTATATATGTGGCGCCTGGAGTCTCTAGTTTGTCCATAACAAATTTCTCTCAAGGGAGACATTAAAGATTACCTTACCTTACTTTAAGTCAGGTTTATTTGAACTTTGAGTACGTTTAAATGTATTTCTGGCTTAGATactgagatgtttttattttttttaaccattctgAATATGTTACAGGGTCCTGTATTGTGCTGACAAGAGAGATAAAAATTGTCTGGTGATGGTTTTTGTTTAAACCCATGTTCTCCTGACTCAGTTTGAGTCAAGATTCAGGTCAGTATATTTAATCAGAATCCAAAAaatatacagtattacagtaatGTCCCACAAACAGTATTACAGTAATGTCCCACAAATCAACAACCCCACTCGCTTTCAGACGAGGATTAAAGTAGAGCACTTTTTAATCAAGCATAGGAAGAATTTCCTTCACATGTGGACATGAATGCCACATTGTGAAAGCTATTGTGACCATTTGTTACCTAGTCATCTATTTTTACAACTTTTATACATGAAACTCATTCTATATTTTTATGTGTTAAAGTAATAAATCATGATGAGATTACATTAAATATTAAGTTAccattttcttatttatttatttttgatggattaaagaaacaaaatgtatttaacCCAACTAAATTATATGCAAAAGTAAAGTGAAATATGTTCATCAGTAATATCAGTCATGTAGTGAGTGTATGGGCGTGATGGAGTGTGTAaagtgaaaagtaaaataactcTAACTGAACCCAAAACACAACCAAACCAACACCATGTTAACCCCCTAACAAGAGAGGATATTATATTTGGGACCACCTTCGAAGATAAAATAGGTGACTTTGTACTCAATAACCTGTTGATCCTTGCCAAGTTCTTTATTCATACATGCAAATGGGGAAACAGAAAACCAAACTTCTCATCTTTTAAAAGATACCTGATAAACAACCATCTCAGTGCCTTAAgactgattaaaaacaaacatggtcAACAACTCCTTAATGcctatatatccatccatccattatctatacccgctttatcctttgcagggtcacggggtctgctggagcctatcccagctcatttcaggtgagaggcaggggttacaccctggacaggtcaccagtccatcacagggccacatatacaaacaaccagacacacttacacctacgggcaatttagactcatcaattaacctactatgcatgtttttggactgtgggaggaagccgcagtacccggagggaacccacgcaagcacggggagaacatgcaaactccacacagaaaggcccctgccgggcctgggagtcgaaccgggaaccttcttgctgtgaggcaacagtgctagccaccaagccaccatgctgccttAATGCCTATATAGATCTTAAGTTATTTGAAAATAACTAATGCCCCTGCTTCTCACCATTTTctcatattttattattattcctccctgcagctgtgagactacacaaccagcactgcttacagtagaccacatacataacaacctgacaataaatgtacatactggaaaataatgtgcaatattgcataataaatataatatataattaatataattgCACTGCaatgtgcaattatgtaaatatccgtctgtaaatatccgtctgttatattatataccagtattttttttaattattattattgtatataccagtactgtttatagtgtgatattattattgtattattattatttctattgatgcctcttgttttgcactcctcccctttgctgctgtacactgtgaatttccccgctgtgggactaataaaggaatatcttatcttatcttatcttatcttatcttatcttatcttatcttatcttatcttatcttatcttatcttatgttataattgtgtttatttattcatttatttatttaatatttagttgttttttaattttgttactTTTGACCCACCATTTATGTCCTTGCTTTACTACCgatctgttacatttactgttGCACTCTTACAGTGATGCAGAATGTGTTGTGTGCCTTATAAATCTACATgctgttttatatgttttatatgaATATTGTACAATATTCAAGTGttcaaaaaactacaaaaaaaaagcaacatccTGTTGCCTGGGAGGAGAGAGAGCCAGAACTACCTTCTCTGGCCTCTTTTATAGCCCAGGCCTACCATTCATGCCCCCAGTGAAACTGCTCTGACGTTGCAATACTTGTGTGCGCCGCTGCAGCAGTACTCCCCCAGACCTGCATGTGGCGCTGTGGAGCCGCGCAGCGCCACAGATCAGTAGAAGAAGACAAGCAAGAAGGCGTGTGGTGCAGCAAGGAGTTTTGCAATTTCTGACAAAGTCAAGATGAAATTCTGTGTTCTTTGACTCCAAAACCTCTTTATTCCAGTGTTTAGTAGTTATCTTAAGGTGAGTTGTGTTTTTTATCACTATAATTATTTTTCTGCGTGCGTCTTGTTGCTGTAGCCTTTGCATCAGAGTTGATGCTGCAACCAAGTGAAAAGTGGacatattaatacatattaagaTAAGATCTGTCATTAATACGGATTTATCAACTGCAATAGAATATACATCTTTGTAAACCGCAAAAGTAATTATGCTGATCAAACGTTTGTGTGAAGGtaatattcaattcaatataGTTTAGCTGCCCTTCATGGTGAGTGCTGATTTGCTTCACCAAAATGTTCAGAAAATGGGTTTAATTTGTTTCTTTATCATCTCTTTTGCCTTCAACATGATTTATGAAAGAAAATAGATAATTGTTTCCCAACATTCTGTGCAGTCAAATTATTAAAAGCAACACTTTTACTTTAATGTACAGTAGTTGTTCTACGTTGTTCTCTTTTTAAAGTAAATATAATATCATAATACTATTATAAGAAATTCAGTAAAATACTTCATGCATTGCATGATTTACAAATTTTAATAATCTGTACCTCCATTATTATGTATTCCTGTGGTCAGATtccttgtatgtatgtatgtatgtatgtatgtatgtatgtatgtatgtatgtatgtatgtatgtatgtatgtatgtatgtatgtatgtatgtatgtatgtatgtatgtatgtatgtacgtacgtacgtacgtacgtatgtATATTGATGCAATAATATATAAATCCTtgatgatgttttgtttttccttagTCAATTTTAAGGATCAGGTTATTACCAGAGCACGACTCAGGCAGATTCTGCTCTTCCTGTCAGTAGACGGACTTGTcaaatagggatgggcggtatggactaaaaaatgtatcacgataatttctggcatttatcccgataacgataaaaatgacgattaaaaaaaaaaaaaacaattcaactccaccttttgtaactataaatctatcaccactttctttctttctttctttctttctttctttctttctttctttctttctttctttctggctcatttccttctttctggctcatttccttccttccttccttccttccttccttccttccttccttccttccttccttcacgtacgttgtgcgtggatttaacgcagaaccataaatcagctttacacaaaaatgtcatcaacgggaatttatcgtttttaccgcgagatgacaaattcttactgtggggaattttattgacggtctatcgtgaacggtaaaatatcgcccattcctattgtCCAATATAAGTCTGACCACAGTTGTGTTGTCTGCAAATGTTAAGATGGAGTTTGAGGGAAATGCTAGTGAGCAGTCAAAAGTGTGTGGTACATAACGCAGCCCTGAGGAGAGCCGGTGCTGAGTGTGATGGTGGGGACGGTGAAGGGCGACTCTCGGTCTGTGGACAGTTTGACCAAAACTCCTTTATAAGGCAGCAGGTTCGTGGAGGAAGTCCGAGGGTCAGCGTTTGTTTATTAGGATGGCTGGAATGATTGTATTAAAAGCtgtaaatccacaaagagcaTCCCGACGTACCTGTTCCTCTGTTCAAAGAGTCTCAAAGAAGCTTGAAGAGAGATAGATGTGGTGTCTGTTAGGCATGAAAGCaaactgatgatggtccagggCAACAGGGAGGTTAACTCGTATGCCCTTGGGTACCAGATTTTCAAAGTATTACATTCTGAAAAGGGTGAGAGTTGTAATTGTAACAGGGAAGTAAGAATAAAGTAGTCTGTAAAAATGACAATAGAAATCATTGCTGATTTGCAGCCTCTTTTCTTTTAACTTACAGTAACTCTGGAAGTGTCATGGAGCCTACGATGCATCAGATATGGAAGAGAGTATTTCAGCATCTCCACAAAACCTTTATTCTACCAAAGAGGAACCATTCAGGCTGTGCTGAGCACACAGCCGCCCCTCCCTCCGGTCACTCAAGATATATCAAGCCCACGCAGCGGGTGTCTCGTCTCTACCAGCCATCAAACTTGCATGATGTGGGACAGGCCAGCCGAGTGGCAGGAGAAATGACCTGTAAGAGTCAGAGGCTCATGCAGCAGGCAggactcatccatccatccaatccagGCTGCTACTACTACCTCCCTGCCACGGTCCGCTCCATGGAGAAGCTGGTGAGTTTTTACTTTGATGGAGGCGGGGATATAAAGCATGGATGCATCGAATCCCAAGTTAGTAGAGTCTGGAGTCGTCATGCACTGTTCTACTTACCAATGAGGACCTACTttggagtagggctgggcgatatggaccaaaagtcatatctcgatattttctacctgaatggcgatactccatatactgtatatcgatattttttctgtgccataatttgggtttcccccaaagcattatagcatctctgttagcttcatttttttctgaggcaaacccttaaataaactgtcagttttaatacaaagcctcgtgccaaatgtcacacaggttcctttattaacagaggtctgcacaatatcaaaatgtataaaacaaatgaaataaaaataaactgcctgcatatatagaataaaaatgcttcttgaataaaataaaacaaatatccctttcctgcataacaattaaattaaaatacactgtgcaattaatacaatgtagacagtaacaggcaagcttttccactgaggttgacagttgtgcaaataacaaaacatttgtgcaaatctcaaataaaacattcaagtcaatttttcacaaaataagctttatcaaaattataaaaaaaaattattttttttaatcgatataaacgatattgtctcgtaccatatcacgtttgaaaatatatcgatatatattaaaatctcgatatatcacccAGCCGTACTTTGGAGATCCCCCTAAGGAAAGTCATTACACCACCTTGGCACAATTCACCCTCAAGAGGTTTTTAAGTGAATATCTAAACAAGCCTGATCTATTGTCTTGAACTTTAAACAGAAAACTTGTTAGTAAAGGCATGTTAGGAGGGAAAGGGATGTAGGATTtcagaaaaacaatatattttcTGGTGTTAATAGTAGGTACACTGTGTTAAAAATCACGATGGATTTCCCGAAGATACGCAACTTAAACGTTTCACCTTTTCAGGGGTGAAAAGAAGTCGGTGGAAGGAAGTGCTTTTCCAGGAGCAGATGCTTGCTTGTTACTTTTGTTAAAGCCATGCggtgacacccccccccccccatgtgtTTCATGTAGTTACTTCACAGACAAAGTTtgcaatataaaaataaatgtatgaaaatatttCTTTAAACAGCAATCTTATAAATGTTTGAAGCCTAAGAGTGGTGACAAAAAAGTCAATAGTAGACACTGTTGCAGAGTCTTTTTATTCTTtagttgtgtttgttttcttccaaTCTGAATATTCTGTTGTTCACGTGTATTGTGagttgttttattgttgtttttgcatTGTGTCACCTCTCTCTGTTTCATCAAGtcttcatttctttattttgatcatttgTTTGGAGTAGTAGCACCTTCTCCTATGAAGGGAATGAGGATGCAAATTAAAATACTGACGAAAACAAACCAGACAAATATAATTCCAGATAGAGACGTTCAGATaccaatatttttttattttattttcaatacgATTCCGCTTCCCGGGCTTTGAGTATCGGCTGATTCAGAGTGTTGTTCCAATACCAGagcattattattaatttcaaAGCAGTATAATATACATTTCTGGCTTTTAGAGCAACATAGAATaatttgaattatatttataacAATGTCATCGTATCAGATGCTGCATAGACTTAAATAATCACTGATAACCTTAATTTTGGGAGTATCTGCAAATATttctaattatttattttataatgtaTTTCTAATTCTGGTACTGGATATCGGAACAACTATTACTTCCAGGCAAGTCTATGGCCAGAAGACATTACAACAacagttacatttttttttaaattgtgtcaTATTTGtcaaatatactttttttttttaaacaggtgCAAGTTATCGACCAGGAGATGCAGGAGATTGGCGGGCAGAAGCTTGACATGCCCAGTTTGTGCTCAGCTAATCTCTGGCAAACCAGTGAGCGATGGGATTTAATGGGAAAGGAGCTGTTCCGTCTGAAAGACCGGCACGGTGCCGACTACTGTCTGGGTCCTACGCACGAGGAGGCGGTGTCCACGCTCGTTGCTCAGCAGCCTCTCTCCCACAAGCGGCTGCCTCTGCTTCTTTACCAGGTGAGCTTTcagttaggcctgtgttgaaaacatcgatttcccaattctaaatcgattctcatattaattcctaaaaatcgattcatatgtaaagatcgattaatttttttatttttctgttttttttttatgtattatttttttttcatcattacaacttttggttatttttttgtttatccccaaaaaatgaatgtttggttggacacgagaataactggtgccatgtttttgcctttaaatatgtttaaaggtatgaaaacattaaagtgttaagttataattgcataaattgtctatatttcattactttatatactgtcttggggttacatttgcaaaaaatgctaaaaaccaaatgctcatgtggggggaaaaaaaaaacgatttcatccgtctctgtttcctccctggatctgtttggtaattctgacccacatgatgtttctgaaagcagttctatcagcattctgggagctgattggtccttacagcatcattagctgccaatacttgctgttgaatctcaatataatactagtattaatattttgcagaactagacagtcatataattcatgcaacagctcaaaaaacagttttaataaccaaatcaatatcggaatggaatggaatcgaatcaaatcttgataatcgattctgaatcttaagaaacggaatcgaatcgattcttgacatttgaatcgatccccagccctactttcaGTCTCATATCTCCAATATATTTGTTGTGATTGGCTCCAAATTTTccaatttatttcttttctttttttaaatagatcaCCCGCAAGTTCAGAGATGAGCCCAAGCCCAGGTTCGGCCTCCTGCGAGGCCGCGAGTTTTACATGAAGGACATGTACTCCTTCGACGCGAGTGAAGAAGCCGCCCGTCAGACGTATGAATCCGTGTGCCACGCGTACATCCAGCTCTTCAAACGCCTGGGCCTGCAGTGCATTCAGGTGCAGGCCGACACGGGGAACATCGGCGGCACGCTTTCCCACGAGTTCCAGCTGGCAGCAGACATCGGGGAGGACCAACTGCTGGTCTGTGGGAACTGCTCCTTTTCTGCCAACGTGGAGACTTTGTCGTCAGATGGAACCGACTGTCCACAGTGCAAAACTGGGACACTGGTGGAATCGAAGGGTATAGAAGTAGGCCACACCTTTTATCTGGGTAAAAAGTACTCCCATATCTTCAACACCACCTTCAACAACGCCCAGAACAAGCCGACTGTTGCTGAGATGGGCTGCTACGGTCTCGGAGTGACCCGCATTCTCGCCGCAGCCATCGAGGTGATGTCAAGCGAGGAAGGAATCCGCTGGCCGGGTCTCATTGCACCCTACCAGGTTTGCGTTATACCCCCGAAAAAGGGGAGCAAAGAGGATAAGGCAGCAGTGTTGGCAGAGGAACTCATTCACAGTTTGGAAGGGGATCTTCCTGGTCTGAAGGGAGAGGTTGTTCTTGACGATCGGACACAGATGACCATTGGAAGGAGGCTGAAGGACGCCTTCAGGCTGGGATACCCTTACGTCGTCGTAGTCGGACAGGAAGCTCTAACTGAAACAGCAAAGTTTGAGGTGATCCGTCAGCAGACGGGGGAGACGGTATTTCTCAGTAAAGATGGACTGCTGGATCTGCTGAGGAATGTGGAAACGGTATAATTAACGTCTTTAAATCTGGAAAAAACGTTTGATGTGTGTGTAAGGTGATGGGCAAAATTACACAAAACTGTATAAAACTTGCTGCTAAAACAGTGGTGTTAATACAGTCTCATTTACTCATGGAAATGAAAGGTAGCCTGTAATTGtgggtttctttatttttgtagcCTACATAAATGTTGGTCATAAATGTTGTATAATATTCATGTGCATCTAAGAGACTTTTCTCATCAGATAATTTGACCCACAGCAGGAAATAATGAGAGGTATGGACATTAAACAATGGCTCGCTCATAGAAACTCTGGACCAGCATGCACAGTCTGATCGTTAGAGAGTGatgctgttcttgctttgcagTGAAAAATcccaataaaaaatgaataaataattttGTTATGCTTGGATTCCTTTTGAATATTAATTTCCATCTCTTCTCCTCTATGAGGTGGAGGTTTTAACCGTTTAATTTGGTTTTCTCTTTACCTTTGTGGCCATAGTTGTCCAAAGGACGGCCGGTCAAATAAATATTACTACTACGCTGAGGCTTTTACTTTTTATAGATTGTTTACATGATTTATGTTTATAATTACTTTGAAGCTCATTATTTATTGATGGAATCTGCTGtatttattcacaaaataaatAGAACTCAAGTTCTATCAAGTGTATAatatatagaatagaatagaatagaatagaagactttattgatctcccagaggagaaattcaatcgtgcagcagccaaacacacacacgctcaacggtttatacaaaaaatttaaatagaaataaccaataaatagctaaataaaaaaaagagcaatataaaatgtagaacAATGAgtaatgtacaagagaaaatatagtaaacacaaaaaaacggataatatttacatatatatatatatatatatatataaacattatATAGATTATTATAGGTTCAAGCCattcaagaaaataaataaataataaaattagattCACAAGTAAAATGAAAACGTAGCAAGTGAAAActtatggtgtaaaaattagaTCCATCTCAACCAACATGATAATGCTGTTTTCACATCGACACACCAGCAATTGACTCGGAAAAATAAATGAGACAGATGGgcaaagtgtttgttttttgtataaataaataaataaataaattaataaataaaaagttgacTTACTGCAACGTGAGCAGTGTGCCTGGTCCTTTAATGTCAACGGAACTAAAGCGCAGTTAGGTTTTCGCACGGGTCATTATAGCCGCCGTACCGCTTATGCACATGTGTAaacaaggggaaaaaataaaaagcaccgTTGAACAACTTCAGGTAATAAGTGGCTTTTAACATTGAAAAACCAAAACACCATTCCAGCTTGTATTTTGAGCGAAGATGATGTCACACGGGGCGGAGAGTGACAGTGACGACGGAATGGACGATTTTATGGACAAATTCAAGGACCAGAGATACAAAAATGGTTTCACTGACAACTGGGAAGAGGTGAGACTGGCGATCAGAAGCTCTTAGTACATCCTcaactttgtttttttactaGTATATGAAGTTGCTCATGTACATTTTTGTATCTGTCACTGCTTTTCTGCAGGAGTTCAATAAAATACCCATGTTCATGAAAACAGCCCCTGAAGAGATTGACCCAAAGAAATATCCAGAACTGGCTTGTATCCAGTCCATAATCCACGATGAAGACCGATCTCCAGAGGGTAAGAGGACCCAAGCTTTAACTTTACTGATAAactagcagaggtgtcaaagtattcacattcattactcaggtagaagtatagatactatagtttaaaaatactcctgtagaagttgaagtatcaactcaagttttttactcaagtgaaagtataaaagtactggtttcaaaactacttaaagtataaaagtaaaagtaatgtaagggggaaaaaagcaattaaggacaaaagccattgaaaatgaatgcatcttagtataatgcaaatatattaaagaaccatatatgtgtactattgagcattaacatgtgtttcagagagcagaagatatgatgactagttgcctataagtattgtaatggtgcaaaaagtcaaacttcagacgcatgttatcatttatcctaacctttattggaatgtacatccaagtttagttgcaggaatctgagggcaacggatgtaagaacaaaactggacaagaacatctgaaacaaccacaaccaaattcactctatccggatggagcaatttaactggatagttctttttaaaggccgaaatgaaatagagtaacgaggctgtttttaaaatgtaaggagtaaaaagtacagataattgcgtgaaaatgtaaggagtaaaagtaaaaagtctgaAAAAGATTTACTCCAGTGaggtatagataaccaaaatgtctacttaagtaaggtaacgaagtatttgtacttcgttacttgacacctctgtaaacTGGTCTGTTAATGTGAGAATCTGGTTGATTTTCAGAGCTGGCACAAAGTCTTAAGGATGAAGGAAATGCATTCTTCAAGGAGAAGAACTACAAACACGCTGTGATCGCCTACACGGctggtttgatgaagaaatgcgGAG encodes:
- the pars2 gene encoding probable proline--tRNA ligase, mitochondrial, with protein sequence MEPTMHQIWKRVFQHLHKTFILPKRNHSGCAEHTAAPPSGHSRYIKPTQRVSRLYQPSNLHDVGQASRVAGEMTCKSQRLMQQAGLIHPSNPGCYYYLPATVRSMEKLVQVIDQEMQEIGGQKLDMPSLCSANLWQTSERWDLMGKELFRLKDRHGADYCLGPTHEEAVSTLVAQQPLSHKRLPLLLYQITRKFRDEPKPRFGLLRGREFYMKDMYSFDASEEAARQTYESVCHAYIQLFKRLGLQCIQVQADTGNIGGTLSHEFQLAADIGEDQLLVCGNCSFSANVETLSSDGTDCPQCKTGTLVESKGIEVGHTFYLGKKYSHIFNTTFNNAQNKPTVAEMGCYGLGVTRILAAAIEVMSSEEGIRWPGLIAPYQVCVIPPKKGSKEDKAAVLAEELIHSLEGDLPGLKGEVVLDDRTQMTIGRRLKDAFRLGYPYVVVVGQEALTETAKFEVIRQQTGETVFLSKDGLLDLLRNVETV